In a single window of the Anabas testudineus chromosome 17, fAnaTes1.2, whole genome shotgun sequence genome:
- the LOC113172395 gene encoding profilin-2-like isoform X1 — translation MSWQSYVENLMADGSCQDSAIVGYTDAKYVWAAHAGGTFNNITSQEIDVLIGKDRETFYTSGLTLGSKKCSVLRDSLQDDGDWTMDIRTKSQGGEPTYNISVGRAGKVMVLVMGKEAVHGGNLNKKAHAMAEYLRRSGY, via the exons ATGTCTTGGCAAAGCTACGTGGAAAACCTGATGGCCGATGGCAGCTGTCAGGATAGCGCCATTGTTGGGTATACGGACGCCAAATATGTTTGGGCAGCACACGCCGGTGGTACCTTCAACAATATCACG TCTCAAGAAATAGATGTCCTTATCGGTAAGGACAGGGAGACCTTTTACACCAGTGGTCTCACTCTGGGCTCAAAGAAGTGTTCTGTCCTCAGAGACAGCCTCCAGGATGACGGGGACTGGACAATGGACATAAGGACAAAGAGCCAAGGAGGAGAACCTACATATAATATCTCTGTGGGAAGAGCTGGAAAAG TAATGGTTTTAGTCATGGGAAAGGAGGCGGTCCATGGTGGAAATCTTAACAAGAAAGCACATGCAATGGCTGAGTACCTGAGGAGGTCTGGATATTAA
- the LOC113172395 gene encoding profilin-2-like isoform X2 produces MSWQSYVENLMADGSCQDSAIVGYTDAKYVWAAHAGGTFNNITSQEIDVLIGKDRETFYTSGLTLGSKKCSVLRDSLQDDGDWTMDIRTKSQGGEPTYNISVGRAGKVLVLVMGKEGVHGGGLNKKAYSMAKYLRDSGF; encoded by the exons ATGTCTTGGCAAAGCTACGTGGAAAACCTGATGGCCGATGGCAGCTGTCAGGATAGCGCCATTGTTGGGTATACGGACGCCAAATATGTTTGGGCAGCACACGCCGGTGGTACCTTCAACAATATCACG TCTCAAGAAATAGATGTCCTTATCGGTAAGGACAGGGAGACCTTTTACACCAGTGGTCTCACTCTGGGCTCAAAGAAGTGTTCTGTCCTCAGAGACAGCCTCCAGGATGACGGGGACTGGACAATGGACATAAGGACAAAGAGCCAAGGAGGAGAACCTACATATAATATCTCTGTGGGAAGAGCTGGAAAAG ttttgGTTCTTGTAATGGGCAAAGAAGGGGTCCATGGAGGCGGATTGAATAAGAAGGCATACTCAATGGCAAAATACTTGAGGGATTCAggcttttaa